From the Periophthalmus magnuspinnatus isolate fPerMag1 chromosome 1, fPerMag1.2.pri, whole genome shotgun sequence genome, one window contains:
- the LOC117376257 gene encoding arachidonate 12-lipoxygenase, 12R-type-like, with protein MVKYKVTVYTGSNFSATTLNKVFIKLVGEDGESFRTKLVSLKGAASFYRGTSSKFSVCTDLDIGKVLLIELDKQPILLTPKDAWFVDKVCVKTPDKKVYTFPIYRWIDDTNVHRFREATALRVIDDTHHLGRYSREQELKKRAEDYNWHVYADGLPHCIKTSGLASLPCEVQFSFTKTSEFAFTAATGLLELNLKGLANQRTLWKDFEEIDKVFCNKSTDISEYVKKHWREDAFFGYQYLNGNNPILIRRCTSLPDNFPVTDEMVFVHGCKSFSDEMQKGNIYLCDYKTLDGVMTNVINEKRQYLVAPLVLLHKTPDDKLKPIAIQLKQTPSDDNPIFVPSDSEYDWLVAKAFVKSADFSEHQLNVHLLRTHLLAEVFSLSLLRNMPMVHPLYKLLIPHTRYTLQINFLARRLLISDTGVFTQFASSGGKGMFTILRRSLSSMTYTSLCIPDDIAERGVESLPNYYYRDDGLRLWDIIHRFVKGVLSYYYKNDQEVKDDVELQKWIQDIYEHGFLSQDGTGIPQSFSTVEEMVKFVTMVIFTCSAQHGAVNSGQYDYGGWMPNTPITLQQPPPIKKGTATEASFLQTLPNVDTTVQGMATMWLLSRQSSDFAGLGCYPDFHFSEEKPLNLIHTFQEELIQLSIKIKERNKSLEVPYTYMDPSEVENSVAI; from the exons ATGGTGAAATACAAAGTCACTGTTTACACTGGCAGTAATTTTAGTGCCACTACATTAAACAAAGTGTTCATCAAATTAgtgggagaggatggagagagtttCCGAACCAAGCTTGTCAGTCTAAAGGGTGCAGCGTCTTTTTACAGAGGAACA TCATCTAAATTCTCTGTATGCACTGACCTTGACATCGGTAAAGTTCTACTGATTGAACTGGACAAACAGCCGATCCTCCTGACGCCAAAAGACGCTTGGTTTGTGGATAAGGTCTGCGTGAAGACTCCTGATAAAAAGGTCTACACGTTTCCAATTTACCGCTGGATCGACGACACCAATGTGCACCGCTTCAGAGAGGCCACAG CTCTGAGAGTCATTGACGACACTCACCATCTTGGTAGATATAGTCGGGAACAGGAGCTGAAGAAAAGAGCAGAAGATTACAA TTGGCATGTGTACGCTGATGGCCTTCCCCACTGTATCAAAACATCAGGTCTTGCCAGTTTACCCTGTGAGGTGCAGTTCTCCTTCACAAAGACCTCAGAGTTTGCATTCACCGCTGCCACTGG GTTGTTAGAGCTAAACCTAAAGGGGCTGGCTAATCAAAGAACTCTGTGGAAAGATTTTGAGGAAATTGACAAAGTCTTTTGCAACAAGAGCACTGACATATCGG AGTATGTAAAGAAGCACTGGAGAGAGGACGCTTTCTTTGGATACCAGTACCTGAATGGAAACAACCCCATTTTGATCCGGCGCTGCACCTCTCTGCCCGACAACTTCCCTGTCACTGATGAAATGGTCTTCGTTCATGGTTGCAAAAGCTTTTCTGATGAGATGCAG AAAGGCAACATTTACTTGTGCGACTACAAGACTTTGGATGGAGTAATGACCAATGTTATCAACGAGAAAAGGCAGTATTTGGTCGCtcctcttgttcttcttcacaaAACACCTGACGATAAGCTGAAGCCTATTGCCATCCAG CTCAAACAGACTCCATCAGACGACAACCCCATTTTCGTCCCGTCTGACTCAGAGTACGACTGGTTAGTGGCGAAAGCTTTTGTGAAAAGCGCAGATTTTAGCGAACACCAGCTCAACGTGCACCTGCTGCGGACTCACCTTCTGGCTGAAGTCTTCTCGCTGTCCCTGCTGAGGAATATGCCCATGGTTCATCCTCTGTACAAG CTCCTCATCCCCCACACGCGTTACACTCTGCAGATCAACTTCTTGGCTCGACGTCTGCTCATATCAGACACGGGAGTCTTTACACAA TTTGCATCTTCTGGCGGAAAGGGCATGTTCACCATCCTCCGTAGGTCGCTGTCCTCCATGACCTACACCTCCCTCTGTATCCCAGACGACAtcgcagagagaggggtggagtctctgcccaactactactacagggaCGACGGACTCCGGCTTTGGGACATTATACACAG GTTTGTGAAAGGAGTGCTgagctactactacaaaaacgaCCAGGAGGTTAAAGATGACGTGGAACTGCAGAAGTGGATCCAGGACATTTATGAACATGGATTTCTCTCGCAGGACGGCACAG GAATCCCACAAAGCTTCAGCACCGTGGAGGAGATGGTCAAATTTGTCACCATGGTGATCTTTACGTGCTCAGCTCAACACGGAGCTGTTAACAGTGGACAG TATGACTACGGTGGCTGGATGCCCAACACCCCCATCACTCTACAGCAGCCTCCCCCGATCAAGAAGGGCACCGCCACCGAAGCGTCTTTCCTCCAGACACTGCCCAACGTCGACACCACGGTCCAAGGCATGGCGACGATGTGGCTCCTCAGCAGGCAGTCCTCAGACTTT GCTGGTCTGGGCTGTTACCCTGATTTCCACTTCTCTGAGGAGAAGCCGCTGAATCTCATTCACACGTTTCAAGAAGAACTGATCCAGCTCAGCATCAAAATCAAAGAACGAAACAAGAGCCTGGAGGTTCCGTACACGTACATGGACCCCAGTGAGGTGGAGAACAGCGTCGCTATTTAG